Proteins from a genomic interval of Desulfovibrio aminophilus DSM 12254:
- the pdxA gene encoding 4-hydroxythreonine-4-phosphate dehydrogenase PdxA, with protein MTKTICLTLGDPGGLGPELVRRFFAAVAPKGPVILIGPERSLARLGDPFYERLDDPSARPGRPGLYLFEPPELAGLDVPPGQATVAGGRAAGFSLEWAVRFLLSGQAHGLLTCPLNKAMLQAAGFDFPGHTEFLAERLGTGPEGHCMHLCGPVLRVSLVTTHPPLADVPRLVTHQAVLNCLLLTHAFVRRLGLPEPVAVCGLNPHAGEWGRIGREEIEVITPAIEEARALGLNVAGPMPADTVFHFAAKGRYSAVLAMYHDQGLGPLKLLHFGEAVNTTLGLPFPRTSPDHGTGYDLVGTGQARLDSFVAAYELLEKLVEKGKK; from the coding sequence ATGACCAAGACCATCTGTCTGACCCTGGGCGATCCCGGGGGCCTGGGCCCGGAGCTGGTCCGGCGTTTCTTCGCCGCCGTCGCGCCCAAGGGCCCGGTGATCCTCATCGGCCCGGAGCGTTCCCTGGCGCGCCTGGGCGACCCCTTCTACGAACGCCTGGATGATCCCTCCGCCCGGCCCGGGCGTCCGGGGCTTTATCTCTTCGAGCCGCCGGAACTGGCCGGGCTGGACGTGCCCCCTGGCCAGGCCACGGTGGCTGGAGGTCGCGCCGCCGGATTCAGTCTGGAATGGGCCGTGCGTTTCCTGCTCTCCGGCCAGGCCCATGGGCTGCTTACCTGCCCGTTGAACAAGGCCATGCTTCAGGCCGCCGGGTTCGATTTCCCCGGCCACACGGAGTTCCTGGCCGAACGCCTGGGCACCGGGCCCGAGGGCCACTGCATGCATCTTTGCGGTCCGGTCCTGCGCGTGAGCCTGGTCACCACCCATCCGCCGCTGGCCGACGTGCCGCGTCTCGTCACCCACCAAGCCGTGCTCAACTGCCTTCTGCTGACGCACGCCTTCGTCCGCCGCCTGGGCCTGCCCGAGCCCGTGGCGGTCTGCGGTCTGAATCCCCACGCCGGGGAGTGGGGCCGCATCGGCCGGGAGGAGATCGAGGTCATCACCCCGGCCATCGAGGAGGCCCGCGCCCTCGGGCTGAACGTGGCCGGGCCCATGCCCGCGGATACGGTTTTCCACTTCGCGGCCAAGGGGCGCTATTCGGCGGTCCTGGCCATGTATCACGACCAGGGACTCGGCCCGCTCAAGCTTCTGCATTTCGGCGAGGCCGTGAACACCACCCTGGGCCTGCCGTTTCCCCGCACCTCCCCGGACCACGGCACGGGCTACGACCTCGTGGGCACGGGCCAGGCCCGCCTGGACAGCTTCGTCGCGGCTTACGAGCTGTTGGAGAAGTTGGTGGAGAAGGGGAAAAAATAG
- a CDS encoding B12-binding domain-containing radical SAM protein translates to MNILLINPKYPETFWSFKHVLRFISKKAAFPPLGLLTVAAILPGGWQKKLVDLNVEPLTDATLDWADLVFVGAMLVQRESAQEVIDRAKAAGKRVVAGGPAFTAAPELFPGVDHLVLNEGEITLPMFVRDFLAGTPQPRYTSDEKPDIAKTPAPLWQLIKMKNYATMSVQFSRGCPFNCEFCDIIVMNGRVPRTKSPTQMLGELETLRKAGWRGSVFIVDDNFIGNKDKVKTFLRELIVWQKASKFPFTFFTEASLNLAQDEELMRLMSAANFHKVFLGIETPSLDSLKECSKLQNTTLDLAKAVNAIQSNGMQVMAGFIVGFDSDTERIFETQMQFIQRIGVVTAMVGMLAALPGTRLWHRLQAEDRLLGETSGENTDGSLNFIPKMGVDTLVKGYKDLVNSLYAPKEYYARVNTFLKHYRPTAFSRVTWNETVALFRSFWTIGLRSHARLLYWKLILKTLFTKFKAFPTAVEMAICGLHFEKCARRMREE, encoded by the coding sequence ATGAACATCCTGCTGATCAATCCGAAATATCCCGAGACGTTCTGGAGCTTCAAACACGTCCTTCGTTTCATTTCCAAGAAGGCCGCCTTTCCCCCTCTCGGGCTGCTCACCGTGGCCGCCATCCTTCCCGGCGGCTGGCAAAAAAAACTCGTTGATCTCAACGTGGAGCCGCTGACCGACGCGACGCTGGACTGGGCCGACCTGGTCTTCGTCGGGGCCATGCTCGTGCAACGAGAGAGCGCCCAGGAGGTCATCGACCGGGCCAAGGCCGCGGGCAAACGCGTGGTGGCGGGAGGCCCGGCCTTCACCGCCGCCCCCGAACTCTTTCCGGGCGTGGACCACCTCGTGCTCAACGAGGGCGAGATCACCCTGCCCATGTTCGTGCGCGATTTCCTGGCCGGAACGCCCCAGCCCCGCTACACCTCGGACGAGAAACCGGACATCGCCAAGACCCCGGCCCCGCTCTGGCAGCTCATCAAAATGAAGAACTACGCCACGATGTCGGTGCAGTTCTCACGCGGCTGCCCGTTCAACTGCGAGTTCTGCGACATCATCGTGATGAACGGCCGCGTGCCGCGCACCAAGTCCCCGACTCAGATGCTCGGCGAGCTGGAAACCCTGCGCAAGGCGGGCTGGCGCGGCTCGGTGTTCATCGTGGACGACAACTTCATCGGCAACAAGGACAAGGTGAAGACCTTTCTGCGCGAACTCATCGTCTGGCAGAAGGCCAGCAAATTCCCCTTCACCTTCTTCACCGAGGCCAGCCTGAACCTCGCCCAGGACGAGGAACTCATGCGGCTCATGAGCGCGGCCAACTTCCACAAGGTCTTCCTGGGCATCGAGACGCCCTCCCTGGACAGTCTCAAGGAGTGCAGCAAGCTCCAGAACACGACCCTGGACCTCGCCAAGGCCGTGAACGCCATCCAGTCCAACGGGATGCAGGTCATGGCGGGGTTCATCGTGGGCTTCGACAGCGACACGGAGCGCATCTTCGAAACCCAGATGCAGTTCATCCAGCGGATCGGCGTGGTCACGGCCATGGTCGGCATGTTGGCGGCCCTGCCCGGTACGCGGCTCTGGCACCGGCTCCAGGCTGAGGACCGGCTCCTGGGCGAAACGAGCGGGGAGAACACCGACGGCAGCCTGAACTTCATCCCCAAGATGGGCGTGGACACCCTGGTCAAGGGCTACAAGGACCTCGTGAACTCCCTCTACGCCCCGAAGGAGTACTACGCCCGGGTGAACACCTTCCTGAAGCACTACCGGCCCACGGCCTTCTCCCGGGTGACCTGGAACGAAACCGTGGCCCTGTTCCGCAGTTTCTGGACCATCGGATTGCGCTCCCACGCCCGGCTTCTCTACTGGAAACTCATCCTCAAGACTCTGTTCACCAAGTTCAAGGCCTTCCCCACGGCCGTGGAAATGGCAATATGCGGCCTGCACTTCGAGAAGTGCGCCCGCCGGATGCGCGAGGAATAA
- the glgB gene encoding 1,4-alpha-glucan branching protein GlgB, whose protein sequence is MNTSRTIPVYIPPFDLHLFGRGEHWDLHRILGAHPHTPDEGEAAGLSGYRFAVWAPNARAVSVVGDFNGWRSERHHLHPVGSSGIWAGFIPGLEQGTLYKYAVRHQSGHLALKTDPVAFFAEMRPGNAAVAWTLDNHEWSDQDWMAARRAVGPRLREPMSVYEVHAGSWRRRDGRFLAWSELADELIPYVRDLGFTHIQFMPLAEHPLDESWGYQTSHYFAPTSRFGRPEDLKDFIDHCHQAGLGVILDWVPGHFPKDDWCLGRFDGTALYEHMDPRKGEHPDWGTYIFNYGRNEVKNFLLANALYWLKEFHIDGLRIDAVASMLYLDYSRKEGEWIPNAFGGNENLEAIHLLQELNTVVHAHFPGAAMIAEESTAWAGVSRPTYTGGLGFTFKWNMGWMNDTLDYFHYEPIHRSFHQNKLTFSMIYAFTENFVLPLSHDEVVHGKGALLSKMPGDMWQQFANLRLLLAYQWAHPGKKLLFMGGEFGQWNEWNSQIELDWILHDFDTHTGVSRLVGDLNRLLRALPAMHREDHSWQGFEWMDFADNQASVLGFARKAPGQASVLWVFNFTPVPRQGYAMRCPGPGWWREILNSDAAIYGGSNLGNNGGAEAFHREGRGWSLSLTLPPLAAVAFTQG, encoded by the coding sequence GTGAACACGTCCCGGACCATTCCGGTCTACATCCCCCCCTTCGACCTCCACCTCTTCGGCCGGGGCGAACACTGGGATCTCCATCGCATCCTCGGGGCGCACCCGCACACCCCCGATGAAGGCGAGGCTGCGGGCCTCTCCGGCTACCGTTTCGCGGTCTGGGCTCCCAACGCCCGGGCGGTGAGCGTCGTCGGGGACTTCAACGGCTGGCGCAGCGAGCGCCATCACTTGCATCCCGTGGGCTCTTCGGGCATCTGGGCCGGTTTCATCCCAGGTCTCGAGCAGGGGACGCTCTACAAGTATGCGGTGCGGCATCAGTCCGGCCATCTGGCCCTGAAGACCGACCCCGTGGCCTTCTTCGCCGAGATGCGCCCGGGCAACGCGGCCGTGGCCTGGACCCTGGACAACCACGAGTGGAGCGACCAGGATTGGATGGCCGCCCGCAGGGCCGTCGGTCCCCGCCTGCGTGAACCCATGTCCGTCTACGAGGTCCACGCGGGTTCCTGGCGTCGCCGCGACGGCCGTTTTCTTGCCTGGTCCGAGTTGGCCGACGAGCTCATTCCCTACGTCCGCGACCTGGGCTTCACCCACATCCAGTTCATGCCCCTGGCCGAGCACCCCTTGGACGAGTCCTGGGGGTACCAGACCAGCCACTACTTCGCCCCCACCTCGCGCTTCGGCCGCCCCGAAGACCTCAAGGACTTCATCGACCACTGCCACCAGGCGGGCCTCGGCGTGATCCTGGACTGGGTTCCGGGGCACTTCCCCAAGGACGACTGGTGTCTGGGACGTTTCGACGGCACGGCGCTCTACGAGCACATGGACCCGCGCAAGGGCGAACACCCGGACTGGGGCACCTACATCTTCAACTACGGCCGCAACGAGGTGAAGAACTTCCTGCTGGCCAACGCCCTTTACTGGCTCAAGGAATTTCACATCGACGGGCTGCGCATCGACGCCGTGGCCTCCATGCTGTATCTGGACTACTCCCGCAAGGAAGGGGAGTGGATTCCCAACGCCTTCGGCGGGAACGAGAACCTGGAGGCCATCCACCTGCTCCAGGAGCTGAACACCGTGGTCCACGCCCACTTTCCCGGCGCGGCCATGATCGCCGAGGAATCCACGGCCTGGGCCGGGGTTTCCCGTCCCACCTACACCGGCGGCCTGGGTTTCACCTTCAAGTGGAACATGGGCTGGATGAACGACACCCTGGACTATTTCCACTACGAGCCCATCCACCGCAGCTTTCACCAGAACAAGCTGACTTTTTCCATGATCTACGCCTTCACCGAGAACTTCGTGCTGCCGCTGTCCCACGACGAGGTGGTCCATGGCAAGGGCGCGCTGCTCTCCAAGATGCCCGGCGACATGTGGCAGCAGTTCGCCAACCTGCGGCTGCTCCTGGCCTACCAGTGGGCGCATCCGGGCAAGAAGCTCCTGTTCATGGGGGGCGAGTTCGGCCAGTGGAACGAGTGGAACTCCCAGATCGAGCTGGACTGGATTCTGCACGACTTCGACACCCACACCGGCGTGTCCCGGCTGGTGGGCGACCTGAATCGCCTGCTCCGCGCCCTTCCGGCCATGCACCGCGAGGACCACTCCTGGCAGGGCTTCGAGTGGATGGACTTCGCCGACAACCAGGCCTCGGTCCTGGGCTTCGCCCGCAAGGCCCCGGGGCAGGCCTCCGTGCTCTGGGTCTTCAATTTCACTCCCGTGCCGCGCCAGGGCTACGCCATGCGCTGCCCCGGCCCAGGCTGGTGGCGGGAGATCCTCAATTCCGACGCCGCCATCTATGGCGGTTCCAACCTGGGCAACAACGGCGGCGCCGAGGCCTTTCACCGCGAAGGGCGGGGCTGGAGCCTGTCCCTGACCCTGCCGCCCCTGGCCGCCGTCGCCTTCACGCAAGGATGA
- the hypE gene encoding hydrogenase expression/formation protein HypE, producing the protein MSDKILLDYGSGGRASHRLVADLFLKHLGNPELNRLNDAARLELKSPLAMSTDTFTVDPIFFPGGDIGGLAVHGTVNDVSMLGAVPRYLTCGFILEEGLELAALERVVASMGEAAREAQVLVVAGDTKVVPKGAVDKIFINTTGIGEIFVEPAPSGERARPGDAILVTGSVGDHGLAILSTRQGLAFDTPVVSDAASLNHSIARLLQAVPDVHVLRDPTRGGLATTINEIALSSNVCCELEETAIPVRPEVRGGCSFLGLDPLYLANEGKFLCFLPEALAEKALDVLRADPLCAGAVRIGTVTDAHPGKVVLKTPLGGTRLLNMLEGEQLPRIC; encoded by the coding sequence ATGTCCGACAAAATCCTTCTGGACTACGGCAGCGGCGGCCGGGCCTCTCATCGTCTGGTGGCCGACCTCTTCCTCAAGCACCTCGGCAACCCGGAACTGAACCGGCTCAACGACGCGGCCCGCCTGGAACTCAAGAGTCCGTTGGCCATGAGCACGGACACCTTCACCGTGGACCCGATCTTCTTCCCCGGCGGCGACATAGGCGGCTTGGCCGTGCACGGCACGGTCAACGACGTGTCCATGCTCGGCGCGGTCCCGCGCTACCTGACCTGCGGCTTCATCCTGGAGGAGGGCCTGGAGCTGGCGGCGCTCGAACGCGTCGTGGCCTCCATGGGCGAGGCCGCCCGGGAGGCCCAGGTGCTGGTGGTGGCCGGAGACACCAAGGTCGTGCCCAAGGGCGCGGTGGACAAGATCTTCATCAACACCACCGGCATCGGCGAGATCTTCGTGGAACCCGCTCCCTCGGGCGAACGCGCCCGGCCCGGTGACGCCATCCTGGTCACCGGCAGCGTGGGGGACCACGGCCTGGCCATCCTCTCCACGCGCCAGGGCCTGGCCTTCGACACGCCCGTGGTTTCGGACGCGGCCTCCCTGAACCACTCCATCGCCCGGCTGCTCCAAGCCGTGCCGGACGTGCATGTGCTGCGCGACCCCACGCGCGGAGGCCTGGCCACCACGATCAACGAGATCGCCCTGTCCTCCAACGTCTGCTGTGAGCTGGAGGAGACGGCCATCCCGGTGCGGCCCGAAGTGCGCGGCGGCTGCTCCTTCCTGGGCCTGGACCCGCTCTATCTGGCCAACGAAGGCAAATTCCTCTGCTTCCTGCCCGAGGCCCTGGCCGAAAAGGCCCTGGACGTCCTGCGCGCCGACCCGCTCTGCGCCGGAGCCGTGCGCATCGGCACGGTCACCGACGCTCACCCGGGCAAGGTGGTGCTCAAGACTCCGCTGGGCGGCACGCGCCTGCTCAACATGCTCGAAGGCGAACAGTTGCCGAGAATCTGCTGA